The genomic interval GTTGCGAATCCATCGTTAGTGTTCTCTGTTATTGTCGGGTTTTGGCGGTACGGGATCATCACCACCAGGGTTCAAAGGGTGGCATTTTAATACGCGTTTAAGCGTCAACCAACAGCCTTTTATCATGCCGAACCGACGTATTGCCTCAATACCGTATTGGGAGCACGACGGCTGAAAGCGGCAGTGCTGTCCAAGTAGCGGACTGATCAGGAGCTGATACATGCGTATCAGCCCAATCAGCAAGCGTGAGCCAAGCGACGGTGACGGCGCCATAATTTTTCCAACATTTCCGTCAGTGTACGGTTATCCAGCTCGGACAAACCTTTTTTGGCGATCACCACGAAGTCCATAGCGGGCAGTTCGTGCTGGTGCAAACGAAAACTTTCCCGCGTCAGGCGTTTGATACGATTACGTTCGTGAGCGCGTCTGACGTGTTTTTTTGCGATGGTTAGGCCAATACGGGGGTGTCCCAGCGTATTCAGTCGGCCGAGAATGGTGATTTGCGGCGCGCCGGCCCGTTGAGGCTGCTGGAAAACGAAAGAGAAATGG from Musicola paradisiaca NCPPB 2511 carries:
- the yidD gene encoding membrane protein insertion efficiency factor YidD, translated to MAPSPSLGSRLLIGLIRMYQLLISPLLGQHCRFQPSCSQYGIEAIRRFGMIKGCWLTLKRVLKCHPLNPGGDDPVPPKPDNNREH
- the rnpA gene encoding ribonuclease P protein component, which encodes MVTLAFPRELRLLTPSHFSFVFQQPQRAGAPQITILGRLNTLGHPRIGLTIAKKHVRRAHERNRIKRLTRESFRLHQHELPAMDFVVIAKKGLSELDNRTLTEMLEKLWRRHRRLAHAC